Within Leptospira limi, the genomic segment TACACAAGTTTTTGCTACTTCTTCAGGAGTTGCCATTCGACCCAAGGCATAAGATTTCATTCTTTCTTTTTTAACTTCTTCTGGATTCGGTACATTTGCATAAAAAACATCGTCCATTTCGGTTTGAATTCCACCAGGACAAAGTGCAATAACTCGAATCCCTTGTGCGCCATATTCTAAAGCTGCCGATTTAGTCAGTCCTATGATTCCATGTTTTGACATTGAATAAGGTCCTGCTTTTTCTTTTCCACGTAAACCTAATGCAGAAGAAACATTGATGATCACACCACCATTTGTTTGTTTGATAAACTGCTTTAATTCAAATTGCATTGATAAAAAAGTACCTTTTAGATTTACATCCATAACAGAATCAAAAATATCTAATGGATAATCAGCAGTCGTTTTAAGGACTCCTGAGATTCCAGCGTTATTGACTGCTACATCTATTTGGCCATATTTTTCTACGATGGTTT encodes:
- a CDS encoding SDR family NAD(P)-dependent oxidoreductase, producing MKKKKVALVTGGTSGLGRAIVLEYANAGYTVGFCGRRKQEGEDTLALLEKQGGEGIFFKCDVTQSEAVRNFVETIVEKYGQIDVAVNNAGISGVLKTTADYPLDIFDSVMDVNLKGTFLSMQFELKQFIKQTNGGVIINVSSALGLRGKEKAGPYSMSKHGIIGLTKSAALEYGAQGIRVIALCPGGIQTEMDDVFYANVPNPEEVKKERMKSYALGRMATPEEVAKTCVWLSGDGAAFITGAVIPVDGGKTAR